The following is a genomic window from Staphylococcus saccharolyticus.
ATTGAGTATCTCTTTGCAAGCGTAAAAATTTCATTTTTTACTCTTACCTTTATCAAAAAAATTTCAAACATGAAACTTTTCTTAAACTTCAACACAATTTAATTATCGCCGTCTTGAAAACTCTTTAAATTTAAACTCTGTAGCTAAATGCTTTGAAATATTATATTGAAAACATGTGGTATCTTTTAAAAAAACAGTACTTCTGACAGTAGCCGTAAAAGGCGTGAGATGATTCCCAAAAATTTCATAGTCCAAAGATGAAAAAGATTCAAATGTAATTGCTTTACTTGAATAACTTATATCTAATTTCAATTTATTCTCTAAATACGCATAAATTGAGTCTTGAGCTATACCTTTAGTGATTGCCTCAACTACTGATTTCAAGAAGAAATCTTCATCGAAGATTTTCACTTTATTGTGAATAGAACGTGTCCGTTGAATATGAACTAATTTTTCATTGTCAGAAACCTCTAACTCTCTTTGAACTTCAGGAAATGCTTGTGCTTCTACAATTTCGTTTAAAATCACATTTGTTTCGTGTTTAAGATCTAATTCTTCTTTTACTTCTTTAAAGCTAATTAACTCAGAAAATGGAAATTCAGTAATTTCTTGATAAATAACCACTGAACCTTTACCTCGGATTTTTTGAATCATTCCATCTTGTTCTAGCATATGTAATGCTTTTCTAACAGTCTCACGCGAAGCATCATAAGTAGAAACTAAGTCATACTCAGAAGGTAACTGATTACCATAATTTAAATCTTGAGTTAAGATATTACTTTTAAGTTCATTATAAATAGTTAAAAACTTCTTTTGTTTCATGGTTGTTGCCTCATTCTTCAAAATTCATGCGTCTCAATGACTATCGAACCAAAACCAGATATTTCATTATTCGTTATTTTACCATTTTGAATAATAATATCTCCTTCAGTATTTAAATCAGTCGGTAATTTTATAACTTCTTTCGAAAAGTTGGCAATCACAAGCCAAGAAGTAGATTGATAATCACGACGATATGTAAAAAGTTGATCGTGGTTCATATATAAAGGTGTAATATTTCCGTATGTTAAAATATCATAATCGTGACGTAATTCTATCAGTCGTCGATAAGTGTGCAGTACTGAATTGGAATCTTTAATTGCTTGGTCGACATTCACATTTTTGTAATTAGATGTAACATTTATCCATGATTTACCCCTCGTAAAACCAGCTTCTTTACTATTACTCCATTGCATTGGGGTACGTGAATTATCTCTGGATTTCTGACTTAATATTTTTAATATATATTCCTCAGAATAACCTTTACTTTTTAATTCTTTAAAGGCGTTTAAAGATTCAACATCACGGTATTGATCGATAGTTTCAAAACGAGGATTGGTCATACCAATCTCCTCACCTTGATAGATATAAGGTGTACCTTGTAACATGTGTAGTGCAATAGCTAAAGTCTTTGCACTTTTTTGACGTAATTCCTCAGTCGTAGCATCTCCAAATCTAGATACTATTCTTGGTTGATCATGATTACATCAAAATATTGCGTTCCACCCTCCACCTTCATAGATACCTACTTGCCATTCCATTAATCTCTTTGTCAATTGTTGGAAATCATATTCGGCATATGTCCATTTTTCTCCATTGGCGTAATCAACTTTTAAATGATGGAAATTAAAAACACTATTTAATTCTTGTCTTTCAGGTTGAGTGTACTTAATACAATGATTAATAGTCGTTAAAGACATTTCTCCTACGGTCATTAACTCTTTATCACCAAAGGTATGACGATTTAGTTCATTTAAATACTTATGTACATGTGGTCCATCCGTATAGAATTCCTTCCCAATTTTCGAAGAATCCTTGAACTCACCTTTTGATATCAGATTAATGACGTCAAATCTAAAACCGTCAACACCAAAGTCAATCCAATAATTAACAATTTGATATAATTCTTGTCTTACCTTCAGATTGTCCCAATTTAAATCAGCTTGAGAAACATCAAATAAATGTAGATAGTATTCATCCGTTTTATCATCATATTCCCAAGCGTTACCACCAAATTTGGATTCCCAATTTGTTGGTGGTCCATCATCCGATTGTCTAAAGAAATAATAATCTCTTAAAGAACCTTCTTTAGAGGACTGGGCTTCTTTAAACCACTTGTGTTCTGTGGATGTATGATTGATAACAATATCTAACATGATTTTTAAACCTCGATGATGTGCTTCATCTACAAGTCTCTTAAAGTCGTCAATCGTTCCAAATTGCTCATTAATCTGTAAGTAATTACTAATATCGTATCCATTATCATTCATTGGAGATTCATATATAGGTGTAAGCCATAAATAATCGACACCTAAAAACTCTAGATAATCAAACTTTTCAATAATACCATTTAAATCTCCTTTGCCATTTCCAGTCGTATCATTAAATGATTTAGGATAAATTTGATAAACTACCGATTTTCTCCAATCATTCCGTGACATAATTTTCCCACCTTTTAACAATTTTACTTTTAAATTTCACAATTTATCGTTAGTCTGCCACAAATTCTTCTACCATTTCTTTAACTTCTTGTTTGCTTAACTTTGATAGGAAAATGGTTATAAAGAATGGAACAATAATTGCTAAAACCGTAATAATACCATAAATCAACCAAAACTCTTTTTGGATTGAGATAATAGCTGGTACTCCTCCGACACTTACTTTTCCTAAAACTTGGTTAGCTCCGATAATTCCACCTAACACACAAGATGTAGATATTGCTGCGATAAATGGATATTTCAATGGCAAATTGACACCAAACAAAGCGGGTTCAGTAACTCCAAGCAGTCCTGACACTCCTGATGTTAAAGCTAAGCCTTATTTCTTAGACATCCGACGTCGTTTATAGACATACCAAGCCCCAAAAGTTGTATAACCTTGACATATATTTGAGATGGCTACTATCGGCCATAAATATGTGCCTCCTAATCGACTACCCATCAACTGAAAATCAACAGCTAAGAACATATGGTGTAAACCTGTAATAACAAGCGGTGCATAAACCAAGCCATAGATAGCTCCACCAAGCCAACCAACGTGTTCAAAAACAAAAGTAACTGCGTTGGTAATACCAGTACCAATAAGAAGTACGACAGGACCAACAATAATAAACGCTAAGAATCCAGTCACAAGCAAAGCAACTGGTCCAACAACGAGCACTTTAATGGAGGCATGAACTACTTTGTTTAATACTTTTTCAAGTTTTGCTAAAATATACGTTGCTATAAGAACCAGCAATACCTGTCCTTGATAATTAAGTTGTTTAATATGTAAACCAAATATATTCCAAGTTGGTATATTCGTTTTGCCGATATCGTATTGAGAGACAAGTTGGAGATTCACCGAGCACTAAACCTAATATAGGACTCCCACCAAATACTCTCATACTACTCCATCCAATTAAAGCTGGTAAAAATATGAAAGCTGTGTTTGCAATCACATTGATGATATCGGAAATATCTGCAATTTGTGGATACATTTCAATTAATTTTTCAGGGCCAAATAAACCTTTCATAGTAAGTATATTGCTAATACCCATGAGTAAACCTGCAGTAACTATAGCCGGCAATATAGGGATGAAAATGTCTCCCAATAATTTAATTAAACGTTGTAATGGATTACCCTTTTGTGCAGCTGCTTTTTTTTCTCATTTTTTGATGATGCTTCAACGCCTGTTTCTTCAATAAATTGTTTATATACTTCATCTACTGTACCAGGTCCTATAACTATTTGATATTGATGGTCTGCTTTAAATTGTCCTTTTACTAGTAGATTTTCATCTAATACAGTTTTATCAACTTCACTATCATTTTTTAGCACTAATCTTAGACGTGTTACACAGTGTGTTGCTTTATCTAAATTTTGCTTTCCACCAATTGCTTCAACAATGGCATTTACATCTTTTCTTTTTACAGCCATACATTTCACTCCCTTACTTTCTTATAAAAAGTATAACTTGTCTAGATAAGTTATATAAAGGCTTACATGAAATCGTAAAAAAATAGATACTGGCCATTCTAAATTTAACTCCTCTAAATAATGGATTAATTCCGAAATTTCGCTCGTGTTTATAAAGATTACAAATACAATATAAAAAAGGCAAATACTCATTAAAATAAGTACTTGCCTTTTGTATCTATTAGTCTTGGAATTTAATTCTAATGGCGGAGGAAGAGGGATTCGAACCCCCGCGGCCCGTTAAGGCCCTGTCGGTTTTCAAGACCGATCCCTTCAGCCGGACTTGGGTATTCCTCCAAAGAACACAATAACAATCATATAATAGCGTTCATTAAAAGTCAATATAATTATTATTGTATCTACACTAGAATTTTATTACTTAAATATTTATCAACTGACTGGGCAATAGCACGACCTTCTTTAATGGCCCAAACAACTAAACTTTGCCTGCGTCGAGCATCCCCTGCTGCAAAAATTTTAGGATGATTAGTTTGGAAGTCAACATTGTTTGCTACAATCTTATTACGTTCAGTATGAATCTCAAAAGCATGTGGAACAGTTGTCTCCGTTCCAATAAAACCGATAGATAATAAGACTAAGTCAGCAAGCCAAAATCGTTCAGGCCCATCTTCTATGACCATACCATCAGACGTTTCCTTTAATATTTGAGTGTATAGTCCTCTAACATTACCTTGATCGTCTACATCATATCGCATTGTTTGAACTCCTTAAGCACGTGGCTCTTGACCGAACTTAGCTTCATATTCTTTATGGGCATAATCCATCTTAAATACAGGCATTGCCAGAGGCCATGAGGTGTTACTTTCAAAAGTTATTTCTTCGGGTTGCTTAGTATATTTATTAAACTGAACGATAGATTTACAGTTCTCACGCAACGCAGTAGCCACACAATCGGCTTCAGTATCACCAGCACCTATGATTATAACATTCTTATCTTTAGCAGTGATAGATACATCATCAATCTCACCATTTAAATACTGAGTTTGTTCAGTGAGGTAAATCCATAGCGAAGCGTATTCCAAGCCCCATGCGTCCCTCTAAAGGTAAGTCTCTTGCATTTTGAGAACCTGTACAAAGAATAATTGCATCAAACATCTCTTCAAGTGTTTCTCGACTCATATCAACACCAATTTCGACACCTGTTTTAAAAACAATTCCTGCCTCCTTCATCAATGATATCCTGCGACGAACAACTTCTTTATCTAGTTTCATATTCGGTATACCATACATTAGTAAACCACCAGATTCATGCGCTTTTTCATACACTGTCACTTTAAACCTTTAATATTCAATTCTTCTGCTGCTGTAAGTCCAGCTGGCCCACTACCTACAATTGCAATTGTTTGGGGTTTATTGTCTTCAGGATATTTAGGTTGAACCCATCCGTTATCATACGCTTCATCTATAATCGTACGTTCGATACCTTTAATCGCTACTGACTCCCTATTAATTTTCATGACACAAGAATTTTCACAAGGGGCTGGACATACTCTTCCAGTAAATTCAGAAAAATTATTTGTTTCGCTTAATCTCTCATATGCCGTTTTAAAATCTTGATGATAGACTAAATCATTCCATTCAGGAATGTAGTTTCCTATAGGACAACCTATCGTTTCTCTTCCATAAGGTTGACCTGTTTGACAAAATGGTGTCCCACAATCCATACAACACGCACCTTGAATTGAGGCATCCTCCTTTGTAAAACGTTGTTGAAACACTTCATGATTAGAAAGACGGTCTACCAAAGACAATTCTGATAGAGACTGTTTATTATATTTCATAAATCCTTTAAATTCGCCCATGATAAATCCCTCACTTTCCTAATAGATAACTGCTGGTTGTAATTCTTTTTCAATATTTTTTCTATCATCGTAGAACGCTGCAAGTGTTGCCTCGTCTTCACGTTCAATTTTACGTTTTTGTAAATCAATCTTTTGCATCATTAATTTATAGTCTTTTGGAATAACTTTCACTACAAATTGTTCAACACTTTCAAATTGATCCAATAATTTTTGAGCTTTAGTACTATGAGTATATTTATAATGCGCTTCAAGCATCTCTCTAATTAGAGTCTTTTCTTCTTCATGACACACATCACTAAATTCTAAAGTTTCCAGTACATTTACCTTTTTAAATCTTTCTACATCTGAAGGGAAGATATAACTCACACCACCACTCATACCTTGACCAAAGTTTTTACCTACATCTCTTAAAATAATGACATGTCCGCCAGTCATATATTCGAGTTCATGATCACCAATACCTTCTACTACGACATCAGCCCCACTATTTCTTATACAAAAACGTTCTTCTGCCTTACCATTGATATAAGCTTTACCTTTGGACGCTCCATAAAAGTTAACATTACCAACAATAATTTCATTTTCTCTTTTAACATTAGGTGCTTTAACAATAACCGTTCCACCGGATAAGCCTTTCCCAACATAATCGTTGGCATCACCTGTATGATGTATGGTTAAACCTTTCGGTGCATAGGCAGCTAAACTTTGTCCCGCATGACCTTCTGTATATACAAAAATTGTATCTTCAGGCAATCCTTCTTCACCGTAATGTCTTGTAATAGAACTACCTGTAATAACACCTACATCGCGTTGTTCATTATTTATAACATAACTACCAGTAAATGAATGACCACTCTCAATACTGTGTTTCGCATCTGGATATAAATAATTTAGATCAAAACCTATATCCAATGGATGTTGTTAAGAAATTTCCTTTGTATTCGGTCCATCAAAGTATTCGATTAAATTCTCTATTTGAATTGTAGCCGCTTTACTTCCAACTTTTAGTTGAGACGAACGCTTAAGAAAATCTGTACGTCCAACTAACTCTTCTACCGTTTCTAAACCTAATGAAGCTAAAATTTCCCTTAGTTCCTCAGCAACAAAGTACATAAAATTCACAACATATTGTGCCTTTCCTCTAAATAGAGCACGTAGATCTTTGTTTTGTGTCGCCACACCTACTAGACATGTACCGTTATGACACACTCTCATCATAATGCAACCTAAAACAACGAGCGGAGCTGTGGCAAAGCCAAATTCTTCTGCCCCAAGCGCACATGCGTATGCAACATCCTTTCCTGTTAGCAACTTACCATCCGTTTCTAATTTCACACGGCTACGTAAATGATTGAGTTTCAGTGTTTGGTGTGTTTCAGCTAGACCGATTTTCCAAGGTACACCTACATGCTGAATACTTGTCTTAGGTGATGCCCCAGTTCCACCATCGTAACCACTAATCACGATTTTGTCTGCAAAAGCTTTTACTACGCCTGAAGCTATTGTACCTACTCCTGTTTTGGATACGAGTTTAACTGCAATATCTGCCTCTATATTTGAATTTTTCAAATCATGTATAAGTTGAGCTAAATCCTCTATTGAATATATATCATGATGAGGTGGCGGAGATATCAAACCGATACCTACTGTTGAACCCCTAGTTTCAGCTATCCATGGATACACTTTTGAACTAGGTAACTGACCCACCTTCCCCTGGCTTAGCGCCTTGCGCAACTTTTATTTGAATTTCTCTAGCGTGTTGCAAATAGTCACTCGTTGCACCAAAACGACCAGATGCAACTTGTTTTATCGCACTTATTTTATTGCTACCATCTTTTTGAGTTTCATAACGTGATGGGTCTTCGCCGCCTTCGCCACTGTTACTCTTACCACCTATTTGATTCATCGCTTGAGCTAACGTCTCATGTGCTTCTGCTGAAATAGACCCATAACTCATCGCACCAGTGTTAAAACGTTTAACAATCTCACTTGCAGGTTCAACTCTACTAATATCTATCGCACGTTGAGGTTTGAATCCTAACAAATGTCGTATATGATCAATACGTTTAAAATTTACTTCCTCTGAAAATTCCTTAAATAGCTCATAATTATTGTCTCTACATGCATGTTGTAACAGGAAAATTATACGAGGATTAAAGGCATGATGCTGACCTTGTTGTCTCCATTGGAATGTACTTCCTGATTCAAGGTAGTCTGACGCACCACTTTGTCTAGCTTTATTCTCCTCATCAATTTGTTCAATACTAATACCAGATAATTTCGATTGAGTACCCGTGAAATATTGATCAATAACTTTTTGAGATAAACCAATCGCTTCAAAAATTTGTGCACCTTGATAACTTTGAACCGTAGAAATCCCCATTTTAGCCATCACTTTAATAACACCTTCAGATATTACATTAGAGTATATGTGTCGACGTTCCTAGTCACTTCATCTGAAAGCTGTCCTTGGAGCGTTAATTGTTCAATCGTACGCTGAGTAAAATAAGGTACCACCGCATTTGCACCATATCCGAGCAGACAAGCAACATGGTGAACTTCTCTAGTTTCTCCCGATTAAACAACTAGACTAGTCTCCATTCTTAAACCTTCACGAATTAATAATTGGTGAATATGACTCAATGCTAGTAACATTGGCATCGCATAACCACTCTCATTTACAAGTGGCTTATCATCTAAAACTAAAATTTTTGCGCCATTTTTAACAGCTTTTATCGCTTGTTTGCCTAAGTCAGTTAAACTATTCTCAAGTTGATCAGTATATAACGTAGATAGATATGTCACTTTGAAACGTGTTACATCTATAGTTGCCAACTGAGCCTCAGTTAAGACTGTTTTTTTTAATTGGATACGTTGTAACGCAGAAACATCAGGATGAAGTAAATTTCCTTCGCCACCTAAATAGGATAGTTCGCTAGTGACGATTTTCTCTCGATATGCGTCAATTGGAGGGTTTGTTACTTGTGCAAACAATTGTTTAAAATAATTAAACAATGATTCAGGCTTATCATTCAGTACAGCAATAGGTGCATCATAACCCATAGCTCCAATAGGATCTTTCCTATTTGTTACTAACTCCGTCATATATTTGCTTATATCTTCTTTTGTATAAGCGAACTGTTTTTGTAAACGGAATAATGTATCATCACTCCACTCAGAAGGTTGATAGTCAATATTATCTAAATCATACGACGTCTTATTCTCTTTTAACCATTGTTCGTAAGGTAACTCATTCGCAATATCTGCTTTCAACTCATTATTCTCTACAACTTTATTTTGTAAAAAGTCGACCAACAATAGCTTTCCTGAATTCAATTGCCCCTTAAAAGCCACATTTTCTTCAGGAACGTCAATTACACCTACCTCAGATGAAAAAACAATAAAATTATCTTTAGTTATAGTGTAACGACCTGGCCTTAATCCATTACGATCGGTAAGTGCACCAATTTTATCTCCATTACAGAACGAAATCATTGTTGGTCCATCCCATGGTTCCATTAAATAACTATAAAATTCATAAAAAGCTCTTACATTTTTATCATTCGATTTATTATATAACCACGGTTCTGGAATCAAGAGCATTACTGCTTTTTCTGGTTCCATAGCTAACAATAGAAATTCTAAAGCATTGTCTACAATAGCTGAATCACTTACGTCCTCATCTACGTTAAAACGAACTTTATTTTTTCATCTTTAAACAATGTTTCAACGAGTTTACTTTGTCGCGCTCTCATCCAATTAACGTTACCTTTTATCGTATTGATTTCACCATTATGCATAAGCATACGATTAGGATGTGCACGTTTCCAACTTGGGAACGTATTTGTACTAAATCTAGAGTGTATAAGTCCTAACTTAGATTGAAAGTTTTCATTCTGCAAATCTAGATAAAGACCCTTAATTTGATCGGAACGTAACCAACCTTTATACGCTATTGTTCTATTTGATAAACTTGTAAAATATATATCTAACGAGTGTTCCTCACCATATTTTTCAATTTGCTTTCTTGCTAAAAATAGTTGTTTTTCAACTTCTTTAACTCCTCTAATATTTACAAATACTTGTTGAATATAAGGCATAGTATCTGCAACATGCTCAGCAATAGCATTTGTATCTACAGGAACATCTCGATATCCAATAACTTTAAATCCTTCTCTTTCAAAGTAATGATTAAATTTCGTTTCATGTATAGAGTCTTTCACTTGTTCATTAGAAAAAATAATCCCACGGCATAATGACCTTCACCGGGAACTTGTATATCTGATAATTGATCAAAAAACTTAAATGGAATTTCTGTCATAATCCCTGCGCCATCTCCAGTGATACCATCAGCCCCAACACCGCCACGATGATCTAGTCGACGCAACATTTCTAAAGATTTTTAATAATATCGTGAGATCTTTTATTATCCATATTGGAATAAAACCCAATACCACACGCATCATGTTCTTCACGATAATCATATAACCCCTTTTTTAACTTCTCATTGTACATGATGCACACTCCATTATTAGAATTTTATGACAATTTTGGTTTGATAATAATTATTATAATGTAATATATTTATCTGTTCAATATATAAATTAGATTAAACCTATCTAATAATTAGAATGATTTAGCAGAGTATTGCTATATTAGTTTTGTTTACAGAATTTTAATATGGAGTTTAGGAGGGGTTTACATTATGGATATAAAGCAACTTAAATATTTTGTAAAGGTCGCACGTCGTGAACATATTTCAGATGCTGTACTAGAGTTGAATATAGCTCAATCTGCCATTAGTCGACAAATTAATCAACTTGAAAAGGAATTAAATGTCATACTTTTTAAAAGAAGTGGACGAAATATTATCTTAACTACAGAAGGTAAGCAGTTACTCTCTCAAGCTACTCAAATATTAGATCAAATCGATAAGACTGTTCAATCTTTTCAACAGCAATCTTCTACTGACCGACGTACAATTTATGTGGGTTATGAGGAAAGTGACGTATCACAAATGATGTTACCGCTCATTCAATCTTTTGAACAACAAAGTACTAGTATTATGACTCCACAATTGATGTGCTATAAGACAATGATGGAAGACTTAATTACAGGTGTGTTAGACATAGGAATAACCGAATTGACTGAGGAAATCACAACTGAATCACAACTGCAAATGATGCCTTTATTTGAAGAAAATTATCATATATATGTACCTAAAGATCATCCTATCGCTTATGTCAATTCATCCCTTACTGTCTCAATTTGAAACTGAACCTTTATATTGCCTCACACCGTTTGCCAAAAGCATCAAAAACAAATTGAAGGTAGCGACAAAGTCTAAAGTACACTTCCTATCAAACAAACAACTAGCACAATATGTCTTACGTCAAAATAAAAGTTTTGTGATTTGTTCTCAAAACATCAATTTAAATGACAATAATGAATGGGTAGACATTCCACTCATACATACAGAACTAAAGCGTACAATATGCGCAGTCACACGGTTTGATAATAAAAAAACGGACATTA
Proteins encoded in this region:
- the treR gene encoding trehalose operon repressor; amino-acid sequence: MKQKKFLTIYNELKSNILTQDLNYGNQLPSEYDLVSTYDASRETVRKALHMLEQDGMIQKIRGKGSVVIYQEITEFPFSELISFKEVKEELDLKHETNVILNEIVEAQAFPEVQRELEVSDNEKLVHIQRTRSIHNKVKIFDEDFFLKSVVEAITKGIAQDSIYAYLENKLKLDISYSSKAITFESFSSLDYEIFGNHLTPFTATVRSTVFLKDTTCFQYNISKHLATEFKFKEFSRRR